The Marinilongibacter aquaticus genome has a window encoding:
- the rpmA gene encoding 50S ribosomal protein L27, which translates to MAHKKGVGSSKNGRESESKRLGIKLFGGQAAIAGNIIVRQRGTKHNPGENVGVGRDHTLFALKDGVVTFKKGRDGKSFVHVLPAEAAQA; encoded by the coding sequence ATGGCACATAAGAAAGGTGTAGGTAGTTCCAAGAACGGTCGTGAGTCGGAAAGTAAGCGATTGGGAATTAAACTATTCGGTGGTCAAGCGGCTATCGCTGGTAATATTATTGTTCGTCAGCGTGGTACAAAACACAATCCAGGCGAAAACGTAGGCGTGGGTCGGGACCATACTTTGTTTGCATTGAAAGACGGTGTTGTAACCTTCAAAAAAGGTCGCGATGGCAAGTCTTTTGTACACGTCTTGCCCGCAGAAGCTGCTCAGGCATAA
- a CDS encoding NifU family protein, with the protein MLKRSTMIYTELSPNPNSMKFVLNYELVPDGLSFDYPDMPSTMLEGKESPLAADLFQFPFVQRIFIASNFITITKDDETLWEEVMSDLRRFLKIYFDDENPVFTTKTIEKNTLIVDANDSETVAKIKAALDQYVRPAVESDGGAINFAEFDEDSGRVTVMLQGSCSGCPSATVTLKDGIERLLTNMVPGVKEVVAEAL; encoded by the coding sequence ATGTTGAAGAGAAGTACAATGATTTATACAGAATTGAGCCCGAACCCAAACTCTATGAAGTTTGTGCTCAATTACGAATTGGTGCCCGATGGGCTTTCTTTCGATTATCCCGATATGCCCAGCACGATGCTTGAGGGCAAAGAATCGCCTTTGGCGGCCGATTTGTTCCAATTCCCCTTTGTGCAACGCATTTTCATTGCTTCTAATTTTATCACCATCACCAAAGACGACGAAACGCTATGGGAAGAAGTGATGAGCGATCTCAGAAGATTTTTGAAAATCTACTTTGACGATGAAAATCCGGTTTTCACGACGAAAACCATAGAGAAAAACACGCTGATTGTCGATGCCAATGATTCGGAAACTGTAGCGAAAATCAAAGCGGCTTTGGATCAATATGTACGTCCAGCCGTGGAGTCGGATGGAGGAGCAATCAATTTTGCCGAATTCGATGAAGACTCGGGGCGGGTTACGGTTATGTTGCAAGGTTCATGCAGTGGCTGTCCTTCGGCTACCGTGACTTTGAAAGACGGTATCGAGCGTTTGCTGACCAACATGGTGCCCGGTGTAAAGGAAGTGGTGGCAGAGGCTCTTTAG